From Anopheles arabiensis isolate DONGOLA chromosome 3, AaraD3, whole genome shotgun sequence, a single genomic window includes:
- the LOC120902223 gene encoding zwei Ig domain protein zig-8-like, protein MAALRSQNGINIIFLFIVHLNHGITKSLQTFSEEQFLLELSDDRSSSPVTRPPIRNRTPPYLGNLHLGFHQHQQHHHQHSETSENEIYDSDESNLRRTPLDRGPHFDLSASKNITALVGKTAYLNCRVKNIGNKTVSWVRHRDIHLLTVGRFTYTSDQRFQAVHNPQTDDWSLQIRYPQKRDTGVYECQISTTPPVGHSMFLAVVEPITTIVGVPDLYINTGSTVNLTCIVRNSPEPPSTIFWTHNNQEINYDSPRGGVSVITEKGETTTSYLLIQRARTTDSGKYVCSPSNADPSTINVHILNGEHPAAMQHGGQLRIGDPLYVFVLWLISFLLGRR, encoded by the exons ATGGCCGCACTGCGCTCTCAGAATggaataaatataattttccttttcatcgTTCATTTAAACCACG GCATTACAAAGTCACTGCAGACCTTTTCGGAGGAACAGTTCCTCCTGGAGCTGAGTGATGATCGCAGCAGTTCACCGGTAACGCGTCCTCCGATACGCAACCGGACACCACCGTACCTTGGCAATCTGCACCTTGGCtttcaccagcaccagcagcaccaccatcagcactcAGAGACGAGCGAGAACGAAATTTACGACTCGGACGAGAGTAATCTACGGCGGACGCCGCTCGACCGTGGGCCACACTTTGATTTGTCCGCCTCGAAGAACATTACAGCGCTGGTCGGGAAAACGGCCTATCTCAACTGCCGGGTGAAGAACATCGGCAACAAAACg GTGTCCTGGGTGCGGCATCGTGACATTCATCTGTTAACCGTAGGTAGATTCACCTATACGTCTGACCAACGTTTCCAGGCTGTACATAATCCCCAGACAGACGACTGGTCGCTACAA ATTAGATACCCCCAGAAGCGGGACACGGGCGTGTACGAGTGCCAGATCTCCACTACGCCACCGGTCGGGCACTCAATGTTCCTCGCCGTCGTAG AGCCAATCACCACGATCGTTGGTGTGCCGGATCTGTACATCAACACGGGCTCAACTGTAAATTTAACCTGTATAGTGCGGAACTCGCCCGAGCCTCCTTCAACCATCTTTTGGACCCACAACAATCAG gAGATCAACTACGATTCACCCCGGGGCGGTGTGTCGGTCATAACGGAGAAGGGTGAAACGACGACATCATACCTGCTAATACAGCGCGCCCGCACTACGGACAGCGGGAAGTACGTCTGCTCCCCATCGAATGCCGATCCTTCCACGATCAACGTGCACATCCTGAATG GGGAACATCCGGCGGCTATGCAGCACGGTGGCCAGCTTCGGATAGGGGATCCACTGTATGTGTTCGTGCTTTGGCTGATTAGCTTTCTGCTGGGGCGGCGATGA
- the LOC120902224 gene encoding uncharacterized protein LOC120902224: MYSQNLGPFGTFHGTVNTTRDEGVTGAIPVFKTAAGFASGGVKSTSLRLGALRWGALREAQSTSPGRELSGVVVVVIFSVLGIFRVVLVAYVFCVFIDVSDFRSMSVIDNSSKKAPFPRRRASMQLGHNQSEWESTRFNSSTAASLISRSRAGWTHFRHSW; the protein is encoded by the exons ATGTATAGCCAGAATCTGGGACCGTTTGGGACGTTCCATGGAACGGTCAACACAACACGAGACGAAGGTGTAACGGGGGCTATACCAGTGTTTAAAACAGCAGCAGGGTTCGCATCAGGTGGCGTGAAGTCTACAAGCCTACGTTTAGGCGCGTTGCGTTGGGGTGCGTTACGGGAGGCCCAGTCGACATCGCCTGGGCGCGAGCTTAgtggtgtggtggtagtggtgataTTTTCAGTGCTCGGAATATTCAGAGTAGTGTTGGTTGCATACGTGTTTTGCGTTTTCATAGATGT TTCCGATTTTAGGTCCATGAGTGTAATTGACAACTCTTCCAAGAAGGCACCTTTCCCACGGCGGCGAGCATCCATGCAACTAGGACACAACCAGAGCGAATGGGAATCAACCCGCTTCAACTCCAGTACTGCAGCTTCACTAATATCCAG GAGCAGAGCAGGATGGACACACTTCCGACATAGTTGGTAA